A window of the Natrinema salifodinae genome harbors these coding sequences:
- a CDS encoding polyprenyl synthetase family protein — translation MRETLADWRPAIDEAIADLVPREIDADYLESFFGAPTYEYDPAGIQHALSTPLWDLLDRGGKRWRAVLFLVFVDGFGADPAEYLPYACIPEILHNGTIIVDDVEDEATIRRGEPALHRIYGRDIALNAGNAMYFLPLKILTQDPADLPADRRLAAYEMLMHELNRTHLGQGMDICWHNERDVRIGTEEYLEMCACKTGCLGRIVARLAAIITDQPPEVERAVAEYAELTAVAFQIGDDILDVENSLGRAGEFGKEFGNDIREGKKTLLVIHALQESDAEQAQRLQEILQADTTADDEVLEALAILEDVGSIEYARERALDLAAEARAAIADLDFDDETAWKLDEFTEFVIERDE, via the coding sequence ATGCGGGAGACGCTTGCCGATTGGCGGCCGGCCATCGACGAGGCGATCGCCGACCTGGTCCCACGCGAGATCGACGCCGACTACCTCGAATCGTTCTTCGGCGCACCCACCTACGAGTACGATCCGGCGGGGATCCAGCACGCGCTGTCGACGCCGCTGTGGGATCTGCTCGACCGCGGCGGAAAGCGGTGGCGCGCGGTGCTCTTTCTCGTCTTCGTGGACGGATTCGGCGCGGATCCGGCCGAGTACCTACCCTACGCCTGTATTCCGGAGATTCTGCACAACGGCACGATCATCGTCGACGACGTCGAGGACGAGGCCACGATCCGACGCGGCGAACCGGCGTTACACCGCATCTACGGCCGCGACATCGCCCTCAACGCCGGCAACGCGATGTACTTCCTGCCGCTGAAAATTCTGACGCAGGACCCGGCCGACCTCCCGGCCGATCGCCGCCTGGCCGCCTACGAGATGCTGATGCACGAACTCAACCGGACCCACCTCGGCCAGGGGATGGACATCTGCTGGCACAACGAACGCGACGTCCGAATCGGGACCGAGGAGTACCTCGAGATGTGCGCGTGCAAGACCGGCTGTCTCGGCCGGATCGTCGCACGCCTGGCCGCGATCATCACCGACCAGCCGCCCGAAGTCGAGCGGGCCGTCGCCGAGTACGCGGAGCTAACCGCGGTCGCCTTCCAGATCGGCGACGACATCCTGGACGTCGAGAACTCGCTGGGCCGGGCCGGCGAGTTCGGCAAGGAGTTCGGCAACGACATCCGCGAGGGCAAGAAGACGCTGCTGGTCATCCACGCCCTTCAGGAGAGCGACGCCGAACAGGCACAGCGGCTACAGGAGATTCTCCAGGCCGACACCACCGCCGACGACGAGGTCCTCGAAGCCCTCGCGATCCTCGAGGACGTCGGCAGCATCGAGTACGCCCGGGAGCGTGCGCTCGACCTGGCCGCCGAGGCCCGAGCGGCGATCGCGGACCTGGACTTCGACGACGAGACGGCCTGGAAGCTCGACGAGTTCACCGAGTTCGTCATCGAGCGCGACGAGTAA
- a CDS encoding NAD(+)/NADH kinase yields the protein MDAAWSAGEDPVVGVVDREGEATDADRSGSADIDAIDPSTLSTVDATHVSGDLEEVLAADPSVLVTAGEAALAAAARTGVDTPILPVGPVSGIESVVRDGLVAALDAVLDGDVARRPRSVLGVTLESGSADDHDPDSASAVDERALFDVTLVTDEPARISEYGVRSRGSDVATFRADGVVAATPAGSHGYASAVEAPQLSPALDALAVAPIAPFVTQTRRWVLPNDDLAVTVERDEGDVTLVADGRSVGTVTVDSRVTVSVVGTLPTLVVPGYSEL from the coding sequence ATGGATGCCGCCTGGAGCGCGGGCGAGGACCCCGTCGTCGGCGTCGTCGATCGCGAGGGGGAGGCGACCGACGCTGACCGGAGCGGGAGCGCCGACATCGACGCGATCGACCCGTCGACGCTCTCGACTGTCGATGCGACCCACGTCAGCGGCGATCTCGAGGAGGTGCTCGCGGCCGACCCGTCGGTGCTGGTTACGGCCGGCGAGGCCGCCCTGGCCGCGGCCGCCCGCACCGGCGTCGACACGCCGATTCTCCCGGTTGGCCCCGTCTCCGGAATCGAGTCGGTCGTCCGCGACGGCCTGGTCGCCGCGCTCGATGCGGTCCTCGACGGGGACGTCGCCCGACGGCCGCGATCCGTGCTGGGCGTTACCCTCGAGTCCGGGAGCGCTGACGACCACGACCCCGATTCCGCGTCCGCCGTCGACGAACGCGCGCTGTTCGACGTGACCCTGGTCACCGACGAGCCGGCCCGGATCTCCGAGTACGGCGTCCGAAGCCGGGGGTCCGACGTCGCGACCTTCCGCGCCGACGGCGTCGTCGCGGCGACGCCCGCGGGAAGCCACGGTTACGCGAGCGCCGTCGAGGCACCCCAGCTCTCGCCGGCCCTCGACGCGCTCGCGGTCGCACCGATCGCTCCCTTCGTGACCCAGACCAGGCGGTGGGTGCTGCCGAACGACGACCTCGCGGTGACGGTCGAACGCGACGAGGGCGATGTCACCCTCGTGGCCGACGGCCGGTCGGTCGGAACGGTTACCGTCGACTCCCGGGTCACCGTCTCGGTCGTCGGAACGCTCCCGACGCTGGTCGTTCCAGGATATTCAGAATTGTAA
- a CDS encoding DUF6684 family protein, translating to MSRRAFDAEIALDLTVNLIPFLIIGFFVVVFAVFNPWGFDPLQSTVQFAVLIVTMGTLAFVTYYAARAIETDDHTRHDTSET from the coding sequence ATGAGCAGACGCGCCTTCGACGCGGAAATCGCGCTCGACCTCACAGTCAACCTGATCCCGTTCCTGATCATCGGGTTCTTCGTCGTCGTCTTCGCGGTGTTCAACCCCTGGGGATTCGACCCGCTGCAGTCGACGGTCCAGTTTGCCGTCCTGATCGTGACGATGGGGACGCTCGCATTCGTCACCTACTACGCAGCCAGGGCGATCGAGACCGACGACCACACGCGACACGACACGTCCGAGACGTGA
- a CDS encoding DUF7520 family protein, with the protein MFDDRTMAGRGVVVGLGLALVAATAAFGAVLGATLPGRTGLEEITVLTLAVPVSPVTLAIYGAVAVGGLLIAIGAVVRVLSRFDEDAVES; encoded by the coding sequence GTGTTCGACGATCGAACGATGGCGGGCCGGGGCGTCGTCGTCGGCCTCGGGCTCGCGTTAGTCGCCGCGACCGCCGCCTTCGGGGCCGTACTCGGCGCGACGCTCCCGGGACGGACCGGGCTCGAGGAGATCACCGTCCTCACGCTCGCGGTGCCGGTCTCGCCGGTCACGCTCGCGATCTACGGAGCCGTGGCCGTGGGCGGCCTGCTGATAGCGATCGGCGCCGTCGTCCGCGTCCTCTCGCGGTTCGACGAGGACGCCGTAGAGTCGTGA
- the nth gene encoding endonuclease III — protein MGTPLETRADQAAEVIDRLEDAYPDSTISLRYSNRLELLIAVILSAQCTDERVNKETKHLFEKYDGPEDYANAPQEELAEDLNSITYYNNKAKYIRSACETIVEEHDGEVPDTMDELTELSGVGRKTANVVLQHGHDVVEGIVVDTHVQRLSRRLGLTEEEYPEQIEQDLMGIVPEGYWQQFTHLCIDHGRATCTARNPDCADCVLADVCPSAKGDSEIDLASGEPW, from the coding sequence ATGGGAACCCCGCTCGAGACCCGCGCCGACCAGGCGGCGGAAGTCATCGATCGCCTCGAAGACGCGTACCCGGACTCGACGATCTCGCTGCGGTACTCGAACCGGCTGGAGCTGCTGATCGCGGTGATCCTCTCGGCCCAGTGTACCGACGAGCGGGTGAACAAAGAGACGAAACACCTCTTCGAGAAGTACGACGGGCCCGAGGACTACGCGAACGCGCCCCAGGAGGAGCTCGCGGAGGACCTGAACTCGATCACCTACTACAATAATAAGGCCAAGTACATCCGCAGCGCCTGCGAGACCATCGTTGAGGAGCACGACGGCGAGGTGCCGGACACGATGGACGAGCTGACGGAGCTTTCCGGCGTCGGCCGGAAGACAGCGAACGTCGTCCTCCAGCACGGCCACGACGTCGTCGAGGGGATCGTCGTCGACACGCACGTCCAGCGGCTCTCGCGGCGGCTCGGACTGACCGAGGAGGAGTATCCGGAGCAGATCGAGCAGGACCTGATGGGGATCGTCCCCGAGGGCTACTGGCAGCAGTTCACCCACCTCTGTATCGATCACGGACGGGCGACCTGTACGGCCCGCAATCCCGACTGCGCCGACTGTGTCCTGGCGGACGTCTGTCCGTCCGCGAAGGGCGACAGCGAGATCGATCTCGCCTCCGGCGAACCGTGGTAA
- a CDS encoding DUF7541 family protein, with protein sequence MADHSRRTEPETDRTDAATPWPLLVAVGLVGSEVGIVVDLTPVAVGGLVIFAASVAGILADADYVDRPLALAAKFGAAFVAVGAVLIAHATGTVPIGLLDPLSGLASRGAALVVAGVVTTVGAGLLRSRRA encoded by the coding sequence ATGGCCGATCACTCGAGGCGGACCGAACCCGAGACCGACCGGACCGACGCCGCGACCCCGTGGCCGCTGCTCGTGGCCGTCGGCCTGGTCGGCTCGGAGGTCGGTATCGTCGTCGATCTCACGCCCGTCGCCGTCGGCGGCCTGGTGATCTTCGCCGCGAGCGTCGCCGGCATCCTGGCGGACGCCGACTACGTCGACCGCCCGCTCGCGCTCGCGGCCAAATTCGGCGCCGCGTTCGTCGCCGTCGGCGCGGTGTTGATCGCCCACGCGACCGGGACGGTGCCGATCGGGCTCCTCGATCCGCTGTCCGGCCTGGCGAGTCGCGGCGCGGCGTTAGTTGTCGCCGGCGTGGTGACGACGGTCGGGGCCGGGCTCCTGCGGTCGCGGCGCGCGTAA
- a CDS encoding M28 family peptidase, which produces MSDWIGTIFTSDVGWDHLEALVDVGNRMAGSEGEREAAELTRDALADAGARNARLDTFDIQGWTRGDSAITAGDTTQDCIALPRSPSERVGAPLLDLGYGLPEDFESTDVEDAIVMVRSDIPDYYDRYVHRREKYYHAVENGAVGFVYRNHVEGCLPPTGSVGTDEDPIGEIPAVGVSNEVGARLARRFDGESITVSVEADIHDAESQNVRAELGPDTDERVLVTSHVDAHDIAEGAMDNGAGTAMVVELAAALAAREDELETRVEFVAFGAEEVGLVGSERYADRADLESIKAVVNSDGVVRNRTLSIVTHGFDALRNAATDVADRYDHPIETVPQVGPHSDHWSLVKWGVPGCHVKSTADDVGRGWGHTFADTIEKLEPRTLREQAILLTEYVVELAREDVTIDHREPAAIVEDLESQDLAEGMRITGDWPYDA; this is translated from the coding sequence ATGTCCGACTGGATCGGCACGATCTTCACCAGCGACGTCGGCTGGGACCACCTCGAGGCCCTCGTCGACGTCGGGAACCGCATGGCCGGCAGCGAGGGCGAACGCGAGGCGGCCGAACTGACCCGGGACGCGCTGGCCGACGCCGGCGCGCGAAACGCCCGCCTCGACACCTTCGACATTCAGGGCTGGACGCGCGGCGACAGCGCGATCACGGCCGGCGACACGACCCAGGACTGCATCGCCCTGCCGCGCAGTCCGTCCGAGCGCGTCGGCGCGCCGCTTCTCGACCTCGGCTACGGCCTCCCCGAGGACTTCGAGTCGACCGACGTCGAGGACGCGATCGTGATGGTCCGCAGCGACATCCCGGACTACTACGACCGGTACGTCCACCGCCGGGAGAAGTACTACCACGCCGTCGAAAACGGCGCCGTCGGCTTCGTCTACCGCAACCACGTCGAGGGCTGTCTGCCGCCGACCGGCAGCGTGGGCACCGACGAGGATCCGATCGGTGAGATCCCCGCCGTCGGCGTCTCGAACGAGGTCGGCGCGCGCCTGGCCAGGCGGTTCGACGGCGAGTCGATCACGGTCTCCGTCGAGGCGGACATTCACGACGCTGAGAGCCAGAACGTCCGCGCCGAACTCGGCCCCGACACCGACGAGCGCGTGCTCGTGACGAGCCACGTCGACGCCCACGACATTGCCGAGGGCGCGATGGACAACGGCGCGGGGACCGCGATGGTGGTCGAACTCGCCGCCGCCCTGGCGGCCCGCGAGGACGAACTCGAGACCCGCGTCGAGTTCGTCGCCTTCGGCGCGGAGGAGGTCGGCCTGGTCGGGTCCGAACGCTACGCCGATCGGGCGGACCTCGAGTCGATCAAGGCGGTCGTCAACAGCGACGGCGTCGTCCGGAATCGGACCCTCTCGATCGTCACGCACGGGTTCGACGCGCTCCGGAACGCGGCGACCGACGTCGCGGACCGCTACGACCACCCGATCGAGACGGTGCCGCAGGTCGGACCACACAGCGACCACTGGTCGCTGGTCAAGTGGGGCGTCCCGGGCTGTCACGTCAAGTCGACCGCGGACGACGTCGGCCGCGGCTGGGGTCATACCTTCGCCGATACGATCGAGAAACTCGAACCCCGGACGCTGCGCGAACAGGCGATCCTCCTGACCGAGTACGTCGTCGAACTCGCCCGCGAGGACGTGACGATCGACCACCGGGAGCCCGCGGCCATCGTCGAAGATCTCGAATCCCAGGACCTCGCAGAGGGGATGCGGATCACCGGCGATTGGCCCTACGACGCGTAG